Proteins encoded together in one Mastacembelus armatus chromosome 15, fMasArm1.2, whole genome shotgun sequence window:
- the cyp1b1 gene encoding cytochrome P450 1B1, with protein sequence MDVPLEGINTANARALLLTCVTLLFSLHLWRWFRQRSIPSPPGPFAWPIVGNAAQLGNAPHLYFSRMAEKYGNVFQIKLGSRTVVVLNGDAIKQALVKQGTDFAGRPDFTSFQYVSEGKSMAFGTTSEWWKAQRKVAHSTVRMFSTGDARTKKTFEHHVICEVRELLRLFVEKTKEEKYFQPLDYLVVSIANIMSAVCFGKRYSYEDEEFRQVIGRNDQFTQTVGAGSIVDVMPWLQYFPNPVKTIFDNFKRLNLEFGMFIRNKVIEHRKTIQSNTIRDMTDALIVALEQMRGKTELSLGKDYAPPILGDIFGASQDTLSTALQWIVLILVKYPELQLRLQREVDKVVDRSQLPSIEDQVRLPYVMAFIYEVMRFTSFVPLTIPHSTTTDTSIMGYTIPKNTVVFINQWSINHNPSIWSHPETFDPERFLDQNGALNKDLTSSVLIFSLGKRRCIGEELSKMQLFLFTALITHQCHITPDPARPPKLGYNYGLTLKPHTYVIAVSLRDNMAALDAAAKQLPAEQVESKPSTDTDKQ encoded by the exons ATGGATGTGCCACTGGAGGGGATTAACACAGCAAACGCGAGAGCTCTGTTGCTGACATGTGTGACTCTGTTGTTCTCCCTCCACCTGTGGCGGTGGTTCCGGCAGCGGTCGATCCCATCCCCGCCCGGTCCCTTCGCCTGGCCGATCGTCGGGAACGCTGCGCAGCTCGGCAACGCGCCGCACTTGTATTTTTCGCGCATGGCGGAGAAATATGGCAACGTCTTCCAGATCAAACTGGGCAGTCGGACCGTGGTGGTGCTGAACGGGGACGCGATCAAACAGGCGCTGGTCAAGCAGGGCACTGATTTCGCCGGTAGACCGGACTTCACATCCTTCCAGTACGTGTCCGAAGGGAAAAGCATGGCGTTTGGCACCACCTCGGAGTGGTGGAAGGCGCAACGCAAAGTGGCACACTCCACTGTGCGGATGTTCTCCACCGGGGACGCGCGCACCAAAAAGACATTTGAGCACCACGTCATCTGCGAGGTCAGAGAGCTGCTGAGGCTGTTTGTGGAGAAAACCAAGGAGGAGAAGTATTTCCAGCCCCTGGACTACCTCGTGGTGTCCATAGCCAACATCATGAGCGCGGTGTGCTTTGGGAAGAGGTACTCCTATGAGGACGAGGAGTTTCGGCAAGTGATCGGCAGGAACGACCAGTTCACCCAAACAGTGGGAGCAGGGAGCATAGTGGACGTGATGCCCTGGCTCCAGTACTTCCCCAACCCCGTCAAAACCATATTTGACAACTTCAAGAGGCTCAACCTGGAGTTTGGCATGTTCATTCGAAATAAAGTCATTGAACACAGAAAGACAATCCAGTCCAACACCATCAGGGACATGACCGATGCTTTGATTGTGGCGCTGGAACAGATGAGAGGTAAAACAGAGCTTTCTTTAGGGAAGGACTACGCACCCCCTATTCTTGGGGATATATTTGGAGCAAGTCAAGACACACTGTCAACTGCCCTGCAGTGGATCGTCCTCATACTTGTCAA GTatcctgagctgcagctgcGTCTCCAGCGAGAGGTGGACAAGGTGGTGGATCGCAGTCAACTCCCCTCCATCGAGGACCAGGTGCGGCTGCCTTATGTCATGGCCTTCATCTATGAGGTGATGCGCTTCACAAGCTTTGTCCCTCTCACCATCCCCCACTCCACCACCACAGACACCTCCATCATGGGCTACACCATCCCAAAGAACACAGTCGTCTTCATCAACCAGTGGTCCATTAACCACAATCCATCCATTTGGTCCCACCCAGAGACCTTTGACCCCGAGCGTTTCCTGGATCAGAATGGAGCCCTGAACAAGGACCTGACCAGCAGCGTGCTCATCTTCTCCCTGGGTAAGCGGCGCTGCATCGGTGAGGAGCTGTCGAAGATGCAGCTCTTCCTCTTCACAGCCCTCATCACCCACCAGTGTCACATCACTCCAGACCCGGCCAGACCTCCCAAACTGGGCTACAACTACGGCCTGACTCTGAAACCTCACACGTACGTCATAGCAGTGTCTCTGCGTGACAATATGGCAGCGCTGGATGCAGCCGCCAAGCAGCTCCCTGCTGAGCAGGTCGAGAGTAAACCCtcaacagacacagacaaacaataa